A stretch of Nonomuraea africana DNA encodes these proteins:
- a CDS encoding bifunctional glycosyltransferase/CDP-glycerol:glycerophosphate glycerophosphotransferase, translated as MASLKISIVVPFHNVERYISECLASLARQTLADLEVIMVDDGSPDGCAVIAKEFAARDSRFHLIQQENRGLGPARNRGVTHARGEYLCFADSDDVLPPQAYELMVASLDRTGSDFATGDVRTFGAMGVRPSWLPARLYATDRPGTHVRQDHRLLWDRSAWNKVFRRSFWDAQGFAFPAGLYEDVPVTVPAHVKACAVDVVPEVVYYYRVREGGEPSITQRKHEPAHLASRIAQLQPVTDFFEREAPELATPFHKTVVQAEFRLAMEALLSADDDGRAQLLALVADYLDRMAPEAYGELGPSYRLKCALAARRDLPALVKALQAEKERGEPAVVVSRGRLRRRLYHDVLFPGAKLPEELFRAEDDLSLRGKVDAVTWRDDVMVIEGHAHIDRLPMGEQDDLQVWLRNTRTDERLPLDCRRTRRPDVTAASRQSAVSYDGSGFRAELPSTALKSGNRWMPAVWELCVAVGSGGLCREGPLRGEGLPPVKGLQGRRWIRPLFTESGRFQVRVRKPRTVLVSCRYEEGELRLKGWIRAGSPPIGVVATRRRDGLAVEAAVEGVATDGRHWDFHALLPTDQLAEEPRGQVIDTMLWAGEQTEWALSVITEDGRFRLAADDLQPVRARAGQGEAVLAPTRYGDAALTVRPCLPYVTHVAWSPAGELVLDGGRVEGPCPLELRRLPEQDAHTVVAAWTGTTFRAVLDPVTMPGAAAAAPLAAGTWDLVAGDGFPVLMDCPPAAALDRGELRFTPLRSGNGVLRLAVRQAEGEREEGRYARRRLEREIYPKLRRQPTSDSVVFDSWEGKQCSDSPRAIFERLRDSGLDLVWVRREGRFETPEGGRCVVRDSEAHYEALARARHVVANSTQPRWYRKRKGQIYLQTWHGTPLKRIGFDMEKVHSLEGAAYLDRFAADVAQWDFLISPNPFSTPVFRRAFRYEGEILETGYPRNDLLLAPDREQRALEARRRLGVPDGTRVVLYAPTWRDDDHVHGRYRFDLKLDLAHARSALGADHVVLVRGHSNVSARLPRDDGFTIDVSRYPDVADLYLVADVLVTDYSSAMFDFAVTGKPILLFTYDLERYRDELRGFSFDLAECAPGPLLRRSEEVVEALAALDRTAEAYASSHAAFTARFCPLDDGAATERVVRRVWGDI; from the coding sequence ATGGCATCTCTCAAGATCAGCATCGTCGTGCCGTTCCACAACGTGGAGCGATACATCTCCGAGTGCCTAGCCTCACTGGCTCGCCAGACCCTTGCCGATCTGGAAGTCATCATGGTGGACGACGGATCACCCGACGGTTGCGCGGTCATCGCCAAGGAGTTCGCCGCTCGTGACTCCCGGTTCCACCTGATCCAGCAGGAGAACCGGGGGCTGGGGCCCGCACGCAACAGGGGCGTGACGCACGCCCGCGGTGAGTACCTCTGCTTCGCCGACAGCGATGACGTGTTGCCGCCCCAGGCGTACGAGCTGATGGTCGCGTCGCTGGACCGGACGGGATCCGATTTCGCCACCGGTGACGTGCGGACCTTCGGGGCCATGGGGGTCAGGCCTTCGTGGCTGCCCGCCCGTCTGTACGCGACCGACCGGCCAGGTACGCACGTCCGTCAGGATCACCGGCTGCTCTGGGACAGGTCGGCGTGGAACAAGGTGTTCCGCCGGTCCTTCTGGGACGCCCAAGGGTTCGCCTTCCCCGCAGGTCTGTACGAGGACGTTCCGGTGACGGTGCCGGCACACGTCAAGGCGTGCGCGGTCGACGTCGTACCCGAGGTCGTCTACTACTACCGCGTCCGAGAGGGCGGCGAGCCGTCCATCACCCAGCGCAAGCACGAGCCGGCCCACCTGGCGAGCCGCATCGCGCAGCTCCAACCGGTGACCGACTTCTTCGAGCGCGAAGCGCCCGAACTGGCGACCCCCTTTCACAAGACCGTCGTCCAGGCGGAGTTCCGGCTGGCCATGGAGGCGCTCCTGTCGGCCGATGACGACGGACGCGCGCAGCTGCTCGCTCTGGTCGCCGACTACCTCGATCGGATGGCGCCCGAGGCCTACGGCGAACTCGGCCCCTCCTACCGGCTCAAGTGCGCTCTTGCCGCACGACGTGACCTCCCTGCCCTGGTCAAGGCGCTGCAGGCGGAGAAGGAACGCGGCGAGCCCGCCGTGGTGGTCAGCAGAGGACGTCTGCGCCGACGTCTTTACCACGACGTGCTCTTCCCTGGAGCGAAGCTGCCGGAGGAGCTGTTCAGAGCCGAAGACGATCTCTCGCTGCGCGGCAAGGTCGACGCGGTCACCTGGCGGGACGACGTCATGGTCATCGAGGGACACGCCCACATCGATCGTCTGCCCATGGGAGAGCAGGACGACCTGCAGGTCTGGCTCCGCAACACCAGAACGGACGAACGGCTCCCGCTCGACTGCCGGCGGACCCGCCGTCCCGACGTCACCGCGGCCTCGCGGCAGTCGGCCGTCTCCTATGACGGGTCAGGGTTCCGGGCCGAGCTGCCCTCCACGGCCCTCAAGAGCGGCAACCGGTGGATGCCGGCCGTATGGGAGCTATGCGTGGCCGTCGGGAGTGGCGGTCTGTGCAGGGAAGGACCGCTGCGGGGAGAGGGACTCCCGCCGGTCAAGGGGCTTCAGGGACGTCGCTGGATCCGCCCCCTGTTCACCGAGAGCGGCCGCTTCCAGGTCCGCGTGCGCAAGCCGCGGACCGTGCTGGTCTCGTGCCGGTACGAGGAGGGAGAGCTCCGCCTCAAGGGTTGGATCAGAGCCGGTTCGCCGCCCATCGGCGTGGTCGCCACACGGCGCAGGGACGGCCTGGCAGTGGAGGCGGCAGTGGAGGGAGTCGCGACTGACGGCAGACACTGGGATTTCCATGCCCTGCTCCCCACTGACCAGCTGGCGGAGGAGCCCCGAGGCCAGGTGATCGACACGATGCTCTGGGCGGGTGAGCAGACCGAGTGGGCGCTCTCCGTGATCACAGAGGACGGCCGGTTCCGGCTCGCGGCCGATGACCTCCAGCCGGTCAGAGCGCGCGCCGGCCAGGGTGAGGCGGTGCTGGCCCCTACCCGGTACGGCGATGCGGCGCTGACCGTGCGCCCATGCCTTCCCTATGTCACGCACGTCGCGTGGTCGCCGGCGGGGGAGCTCGTCCTGGATGGCGGCCGCGTCGAGGGGCCCTGCCCGCTGGAACTCAGGCGGCTGCCCGAGCAGGACGCTCACACGGTCGTCGCGGCCTGGACCGGCACCACCTTTCGCGCCGTGCTCGATCCCGTCACCATGCCGGGGGCCGCCGCTGCCGCGCCGTTGGCGGCAGGCACGTGGGACCTGGTGGCCGGCGACGGCTTCCCGGTGCTCATGGACTGCCCGCCCGCCGCCGCCCTCGACCGCGGCGAGCTCAGGTTCACGCCGCTGCGCTCCGGGAACGGCGTCCTGCGCCTGGCCGTACGGCAGGCGGAGGGAGAGCGGGAAGAAGGACGCTACGCGCGGCGCAGGCTGGAGCGGGAGATCTACCCGAAGCTACGCCGTCAGCCGACCTCGGACAGCGTGGTCTTCGACAGCTGGGAGGGCAAACAGTGCTCGGACAGCCCCAGGGCGATCTTCGAGCGGCTCAGGGACAGCGGCCTCGACCTGGTATGGGTGCGCAGAGAAGGCCGCTTCGAGACACCTGAGGGCGGCAGATGCGTGGTGCGGGACAGCGAGGCGCACTACGAGGCATTGGCGCGGGCCAGGCACGTGGTCGCCAACAGCACACAGCCGCGCTGGTACCGCAAGCGGAAGGGCCAGATCTATCTGCAGACCTGGCACGGGACTCCGCTCAAGCGCATCGGCTTCGACATGGAGAAGGTGCACAGTCTCGAGGGAGCCGCCTATCTCGATCGGTTCGCGGCGGACGTGGCGCAGTGGGATTTCCTCATCTCGCCCAACCCCTTCAGCACGCCCGTCTTCCGCAGGGCCTTCCGGTACGAGGGAGAGATACTGGAGACGGGCTATCCGCGCAATGATCTCCTCCTGGCCCCGGACAGGGAGCAGCGCGCCCTCGAGGCGCGCCGGCGCCTGGGCGTGCCGGACGGAACGCGGGTGGTGCTGTACGCGCCGACCTGGCGCGACGACGACCACGTTCACGGCCGCTACCGCTTCGACCTGAAGCTGGATCTGGCACACGCCCGCTCGGCACTCGGAGCCGACCACGTCGTGCTGGTACGCGGCCACAGCAACGTCTCCGCGCGGCTGCCGCGAGACGACGGGTTCACCATCGACGTCAGCCGCTACCCGGACGTCGCCGACCTCTACCTGGTGGCCGACGTGCTGGTCACCGACTACTCCTCGGCGATGTTCGACTTCGCGGTCACCGGCAAGCCGATCCTGCTGTTCACCTATGACCTTGAGCGCTACAGGGATGAGCTCAGAGGCTTCTCCTTCGATCTGGCGGAGTGCGCGCCAGGGCCGCTGTTGCGGAGGTCGGAGGAGGTGGTCGAGGCCCTGGCGGCACTGGACAGGACCGCCGAGGCCTACGCGTCGTCGCACGCGGCCTTCACCGCCCGCTTCTGTCCGCTCGACGACGGGGCGGCCACCGAGCGCGTGGTTCGGCGTGTGTGGGGAGACATCTGA
- a CDS encoding glycosyltransferase family 2 protein, protein MKRRVLIIIPALNEALSITKVLDELRTTCPEHDVLVVDDGSSDATGAVAAAAGAAVLRLPYNLGVGGAMRAGYRYARERGYTVAVQVDADGQHDTAYVPALIELLERADVAIGARFAGTGTYSSAGLPRRVAMWLLAKVLSVLAGTRMTDVTSGFRACNARAIAVFATHYPVEYLGDTVESLVIALRSNCVVRQVPVVMRARREGRASQSTARSLVYLARVAVALGLALVRRWEPVETASEGVRA, encoded by the coding sequence ATGAAGAGACGGGTCCTCATCATCATCCCGGCGCTCAACGAGGCGCTGTCGATCACCAAGGTGCTCGATGAGCTGCGCACCACCTGTCCTGAGCATGACGTGCTGGTGGTGGACGACGGATCGAGCGACGCGACCGGCGCCGTCGCCGCGGCGGCCGGCGCGGCGGTGCTGCGTCTGCCGTACAACCTCGGGGTGGGCGGCGCGATGCGAGCCGGCTACAGGTACGCGCGTGAGCGCGGCTACACCGTGGCGGTTCAGGTGGACGCCGACGGGCAGCACGACACGGCCTACGTCCCCGCCCTCATCGAGCTGCTGGAGCGGGCCGACGTGGCGATCGGCGCCCGTTTCGCCGGGACCGGGACGTACAGTTCGGCCGGCCTGCCGCGCAGGGTGGCCATGTGGCTGCTCGCCAAGGTCCTCTCGGTGCTCGCGGGGACTCGCATGACCGACGTGACCAGCGGCTTTCGGGCGTGCAACGCCAGGGCGATCGCGGTGTTCGCCACGCACTACCCGGTGGAGTATCTGGGGGACACGGTCGAGTCGCTGGTCATCGCGCTGCGATCGAACTGTGTCGTTCGGCAGGTCCCCGTCGTCATGCGCGCCAGGCGCGAGGGGCGGGCCAGCCAGAGCACGGCCAGATCACTGGTCTACCTGGCCAGGGTCGCGGTCGCGCTGGGGCTCGCGCTGGTCAGACGTTGGGAGCCGGTCGAGACGGCGTCGGAAGGAGTCCGCGCGTGA
- a CDS encoding DUF2304 domain-containing protein, which yields MSAYTLGVLGAAVTMTVIFEMLRRRKLREKYAVFWMLLSAVMVLIAVMPGLLEWAADVTGVQVPSNLLFFGGSLLLLAVNVQLSSEVGRLEERTRTLAEEVAMLRFDADRMLRAESRRSSSLPS from the coding sequence GTGAGCGCCTACACGCTGGGAGTGCTCGGGGCGGCCGTCACCATGACGGTCATCTTCGAAATGCTGCGCAGGCGGAAGCTGCGTGAGAAGTACGCCGTCTTCTGGATGCTGCTCTCCGCGGTGATGGTGTTGATCGCCGTCATGCCGGGGCTGCTGGAGTGGGCCGCGGACGTCACCGGCGTCCAGGTCCCTTCCAACCTGCTGTTCTTCGGCGGGAGTCTGTTGCTGCTGGCGGTCAACGTGCAACTCAGCTCCGAGGTCGGGCGGCTGGAGGAACGGACCCGCACGCTGGCGGAGGAGGTCGCCATGCTTCGGTTCGACGCGGACCGGATGCTTCGCGCTGAATCGCGCAGAAGCAGCTCCTTGCCATCCTGA
- a CDS encoding class I SAM-dependent methyltransferase codes for MDAVEIDRAMRLEDHNWWYRERRAILARRVRRLGTPGCAVDLGAAAGGNTRVLVEHGWRALAVDYSEVAVDHARGRGVDAMWGDIRSLPLPSDEFDLVVAFDVLEHIDDDAAAAGEINRVLRSGGTALIAVPCDMRLWSAHDVALGHERRYTRDSLTTLLVDAGLTIERMWSWNVLLRPVARWRRRRSTGCDLEELSPLVNGLLGAIVRSERFLPVGRLPGVSLMVEARSH; via the coding sequence ATGGACGCCGTCGAAATAGACCGGGCAATGCGCTTGGAAGACCACAATTGGTGGTATCGCGAACGACGTGCCATTCTCGCTCGGCGCGTGCGCCGTCTCGGCACGCCCGGTTGCGCGGTGGACCTCGGAGCGGCGGCGGGTGGCAACACGCGGGTCCTGGTCGAGCACGGTTGGCGGGCCCTGGCGGTGGACTACTCGGAGGTGGCGGTCGACCACGCCCGTGGCCGGGGCGTCGACGCCATGTGGGGGGACATCAGGAGCCTGCCGCTGCCCTCGGACGAGTTCGACCTCGTCGTCGCTTTCGACGTGCTCGAGCACATCGACGACGACGCGGCGGCGGCGGGTGAGATCAACAGGGTGCTGAGGTCAGGCGGCACGGCGTTGATAGCCGTGCCCTGCGACATGCGCCTGTGGTCGGCACACGATGTCGCGCTGGGGCACGAACGCCGCTACACCCGGGACTCCCTCACGACGCTCTTGGTCGACGCCGGTCTGACGATCGAGCGGATGTGGAGTTGGAACGTGTTGCTGAGGCCGGTCGCCCGTTGGCGCCGGCGCAGGTCCACCGGCTGTGATCTGGAGGAATTGTCGCCGTTGGTGAACGGCCTGCTCGGCGCGATCGTGCGGTCGGAACGCTTTCTTCCGGTCGGCCGACTGCCCGGAGTCTCCTTGATGGTCGAAGCGCGCTCGCACTGA
- a CDS encoding glycosyltransferase encodes MNMVSPVREAKPDQPFADLVFVDVVIPVLNEERALPGCVRTVHSFLTSYFPAGWRITIVDNGSTDGTWKLCQEFADTVPGIHAMRLGERGKGAAIKAAWTASPADVLVFMDVDLSTDLRGLLPLVAAVASGHCEIAIGTRLGHGARIRRGLKRELISRMYNGVLRVGFSARFSDATCGFKAAKAEVIRPVLDRVADTGWFFDTELLLVAQYNGVRIREVPVDWVEDADTRVNVWRTAAEDVRGLVRVSRAMATGAAWAEVPPIPELRPAHPDAALPVPRLETLRKVTLFALVGLASTVVHMLLYLTARQMAGPGLANLVALALTSLANTEANRRWTFNRPGGHRVVMHLRAALLFFLTYAVTTGSVGLALHEWPELPRLAEGGILLAVSIAMAILRFTLLDRWVFRSSGGRP; translated from the coding sequence ATGAACATGGTTTCACCGGTCCGCGAAGCGAAGCCGGACCAGCCGTTCGCGGACCTGGTTTTCGTGGATGTCGTCATTCCGGTTCTGAACGAGGAGCGGGCGCTGCCCGGCTGCGTTCGCACTGTCCACTCGTTTCTGACTTCCTATTTCCCCGCCGGCTGGCGTATCACCATCGTCGACAACGGCAGCACGGACGGCACCTGGAAATTGTGCCAGGAATTCGCCGACACGGTTCCCGGAATTCACGCGATGCGGCTGGGGGAGCGCGGAAAGGGCGCGGCGATCAAGGCGGCGTGGACGGCCAGCCCCGCCGACGTGCTGGTCTTCATGGACGTGGACCTCTCCACGGACCTGCGCGGCCTGCTGCCGCTGGTGGCGGCCGTGGCCTCGGGGCACTGCGAGATCGCCATCGGCACGCGACTCGGCCACGGGGCCAGGATCCGGCGCGGGCTGAAGCGGGAGCTGATCTCCCGGATGTACAACGGCGTGCTCCGGGTCGGGTTCTCGGCCAGGTTCAGCGACGCCACCTGTGGGTTCAAGGCGGCGAAGGCGGAGGTGATCCGCCCCGTCCTCGACAGGGTCGCCGACACGGGCTGGTTCTTCGACACCGAGCTCCTGCTGGTGGCGCAGTACAACGGCGTGCGCATCCGCGAGGTGCCCGTCGACTGGGTGGAGGACGCCGACACACGGGTCAACGTCTGGCGGACGGCGGCGGAGGACGTGCGCGGCCTGGTCAGGGTCTCGCGGGCGATGGCCACGGGCGCGGCCTGGGCGGAGGTTCCGCCGATCCCGGAGCTGCGTCCCGCCCATCCTGACGCGGCCCTGCCGGTCCCCAGACTCGAGACCCTGCGAAAGGTCACGCTGTTCGCGCTGGTCGGCCTGGCCTCGACGGTCGTGCACATGCTGCTGTATCTCACCGCCCGCCAGATGGCGGGGCCAGGCCTGGCGAACCTGGTCGCGCTGGCCCTGACGTCCCTGGCCAACACCGAGGCGAACCGCAGATGGACCTTCAACCGGCCCGGCGGCCACCGCGTGGTCATGCACCTGCGGGCGGCGCTGCTGTTCTTCCTCACCTACGCCGTGACCACCGGGTCCGTCGGCCTCGCCCTGCACGAATGGCCTGAGCTGCCGCGCCTCGCGGAGGGCGGGATCCTGCTGGCGGTCTCCATCGCCATGGCGATCCTGCGTTTCACGCTCCTGGACCGCTGGGTGTTCAGGTCTTCGGGGGGACGTCCGTGA
- a CDS encoding bifunctional glycosyltransferase/CDP-glycerol:glycerophosphate glycerophosphotransferase: MSAILSVVVPFYNVEHYLDECLESIATQTLSDLEVFLVDDGSTDNSAVIAKAWVERDGRFRLIQQENRGPGLARNTGLDRIGGTYLAFADGDDIVRRGAYAALVESLESSGSDLACGGVRRLSSGQEVPSSLHDKALPPAEKRTHLRHHPQLLRDRTVWNKVYRRSFWESRGFRFPAGIYEDVALAVAAHVHAGAVDVVDDVVYLWRRRERGRGEPSTTQNREELPNLLARFEALGELRSVVSAHLPELLPELDAQVLETDLKMAVEAVTSMEQDEREVALDRIQTFLAAADLRLLKSLPVGDRLKLYLARHRRVDELCEVFALERDDLPTVKAVRKGLLRPRLYLTYPFFGDSKVKVPIDLYEVDEELELQAKVDRVAWESGRLTIEGHAYIDRLEMAAPESAKIEVELRNAKTNDAIPLAIERVARPDVTAKAGHAAVCYDWSGFTTRIDCGEGLLRKPGNWDLWVTVESHGLKRVNRVPGPVHGYLDVWMDNELRLRVPPKGGQRFQIRVNTPVARVERVVAGASGFELSCRIGSRPGSTAEVTVRGAGDLRFPVELDAEGAFDVVIPYESLLRHPRGDAPTWEIVVAGGGASSRLAGSDGLAARWIAPSGAELALECTRHGFLYATWRDARPVVDELEWDEGGGLVLSGEHARDARPSRLVVRRRRSTATRSVPLVWRGARFHARLPVAALPSQGGELPLATGLWDVLMEVEDGAVPLRVGHATLGTLSEWHVAGSHTFSVTSQEGDTLAVRSRVALGPGERGKYAQRVLREGTAARPLKRDLVLFHSYEGRQYSCNPRAVFEELRRRDVGAELVWVSRDGQFAPPEGAEVVMKGSRRHHEVRSSAGLVVSNWSQRDLEAKPDGQLYLQTWHGTPLKKLGYDLKVTPFRRAESFRWIKNDVPLWDFLVSPSAFATGIMRRAYDYRGEVLEVGYPRNDLFRAADRDERAAAVRRSLGIEPGKKVVLYAPTWRDDQHVSAGKRLFHLELDLERARQALGEDHVILVRAHYLVTDRPSFPKGNFAIDVTHYPDIAELYLISDVLVTDYSSAMFDYANTGRPMIFFAYDLQNYRDDARGFYLDFEATVPGPILEESDQVIEAIAGLPETADAFAGRYASFLRTYCPHDDGKATRRVVDRILSTGIL, translated from the coding sequence ATGTCCGCGATCTTGAGCGTCGTTGTGCCCTTCTACAACGTGGAGCACTATCTCGATGAATGTCTGGAGTCGATCGCCACACAGACGCTGTCCGACCTCGAGGTCTTCCTGGTCGACGACGGATCCACCGACAACAGCGCGGTCATCGCCAAGGCGTGGGTGGAGAGGGACGGCCGGTTCCGGCTGATCCAGCAGGAGAACCGCGGTCCCGGCCTCGCCCGCAACACGGGCCTCGACCGGATCGGCGGAACGTACCTGGCGTTCGCCGACGGCGACGACATCGTGCGGCGTGGCGCCTACGCGGCGTTGGTCGAATCCCTCGAGAGCAGCGGCTCGGATCTCGCGTGCGGAGGCGTGCGCCGTCTCTCCTCCGGCCAGGAGGTGCCCTCGTCGCTGCACGACAAGGCGCTGCCTCCAGCGGAGAAGCGCACCCACCTGCGCCACCATCCGCAGCTCCTGCGGGACCGCACCGTGTGGAACAAGGTGTACCGCCGCTCGTTCTGGGAGTCCAGGGGCTTCCGCTTCCCCGCCGGGATCTACGAGGACGTCGCGCTGGCCGTGGCGGCCCACGTGCACGCCGGCGCGGTTGACGTCGTCGACGACGTCGTCTACCTGTGGCGCCGGCGCGAGCGCGGCCGCGGAGAGCCGTCCACCACCCAGAACCGCGAGGAGCTCCCCAACCTGCTGGCCCGCTTCGAGGCGCTGGGCGAGCTGCGGTCGGTCGTGTCCGCCCATCTCCCCGAGCTCCTCCCCGAGCTGGACGCGCAGGTGCTCGAGACGGACCTGAAGATGGCGGTGGAGGCGGTCACCTCCATGGAGCAGGACGAGCGTGAGGTGGCGCTCGACCGGATACAGACCTTCCTCGCCGCCGCCGACCTGCGCCTGCTCAAGTCGCTGCCCGTCGGCGACCGGCTCAAGCTGTACCTGGCGCGGCACCGCAGGGTCGACGAGCTCTGCGAGGTCTTCGCCCTGGAGCGCGACGACCTGCCGACGGTGAAGGCGGTGCGCAAGGGCCTCCTCCGCCCGCGGTTGTACCTCACCTATCCCTTCTTCGGCGACTCCAAGGTAAAGGTGCCGATCGACCTCTACGAGGTCGACGAGGAGCTGGAGCTGCAGGCCAAGGTCGACAGGGTCGCCTGGGAGTCGGGCAGGCTGACGATCGAGGGGCACGCCTACATCGACCGGCTGGAGATGGCCGCTCCCGAGTCCGCGAAGATCGAGGTCGAGCTGCGCAACGCGAAGACCAACGACGCGATCCCGCTGGCGATCGAGCGGGTCGCCCGCCCCGACGTGACGGCCAAGGCGGGGCACGCCGCGGTCTGCTACGACTGGTCGGGCTTCACCACGCGGATCGACTGCGGCGAAGGGCTGCTCCGCAAGCCGGGCAACTGGGACCTGTGGGTCACGGTCGAGTCGCACGGGCTCAAGCGGGTGAACCGCGTGCCGGGACCCGTCCACGGCTATCTCGACGTGTGGATGGACAACGAGCTGCGGCTGCGCGTGCCACCGAAGGGCGGACAGCGCTTCCAGATCAGGGTGAACACCCCGGTGGCCCGGGTGGAGCGGGTCGTGGCGGGCGCGTCGGGATTCGAGCTGAGCTGCCGGATCGGGTCGCGCCCCGGCAGTACGGCCGAGGTCACCGTGCGCGGCGCCGGCGACCTGAGGTTCCCCGTCGAGCTGGACGCCGAGGGCGCCTTCGACGTCGTGATCCCCTACGAGTCGCTGCTGCGGCACCCGCGCGGCGACGCGCCGACCTGGGAGATCGTCGTGGCGGGCGGCGGCGCGAGCTCCCGCCTGGCCGGTTCCGACGGGCTGGCGGCGCGATGGATCGCGCCCTCAGGCGCCGAGCTGGCGCTGGAGTGCACCCGCCACGGCTTCCTGTACGCCACATGGCGTGACGCGCGCCCGGTCGTCGACGAGCTCGAATGGGACGAGGGGGGCGGCCTCGTCCTGTCCGGTGAGCACGCACGGGACGCACGCCCGTCGAGGTTGGTGGTCCGCCGCCGCCGTTCGACGGCGACCAGGTCGGTGCCGCTGGTATGGCGGGGCGCGCGCTTCCACGCGCGGCTGCCTGTGGCGGCGCTGCCGTCGCAGGGCGGCGAGCTCCCGCTGGCGACCGGGCTCTGGGACGTCCTCATGGAGGTCGAGGACGGAGCCGTCCCGCTCAGAGTGGGGCACGCGACGCTCGGCACGCTGTCGGAGTGGCACGTGGCCGGATCGCACACCTTCTCCGTGACCTCGCAGGAGGGAGACACGCTCGCGGTGCGCTCACGCGTGGCGCTGGGTCCCGGCGAGCGCGGCAAGTACGCCCAGCGCGTGCTGCGCGAGGGGACCGCGGCCCGGCCGCTGAAGCGCGACCTCGTGCTCTTCCACAGCTACGAGGGAAGGCAGTACTCCTGCAACCCCAGGGCCGTCTTCGAGGAACTGCGCCGCAGGGACGTGGGCGCCGAGCTGGTGTGGGTCTCCAGGGACGGCCAGTTCGCCCCGCCCGAGGGCGCCGAGGTCGTCATGAAGGGCTCCCGCCGCCATCACGAGGTCCGCAGCTCCGCGGGCCTCGTCGTCAGCAACTGGTCGCAGCGGGACCTCGAGGCTAAGCCGGACGGCCAGCTCTACCTGCAGACCTGGCACGGGACCCCGCTCAAGAAGCTTGGCTACGACCTGAAGGTCACGCCGTTCAGGCGGGCCGAGTCCTTCAGGTGGATCAAGAACGACGTGCCGCTGTGGGACTTCCTGGTCTCTCCCAGCGCCTTCGCCACGGGCATCATGCGCCGCGCCTACGACTACCGGGGCGAGGTCCTGGAGGTCGGCTATCCGCGCAACGACCTGTTCCGGGCGGCCGACCGCGACGAGCGGGCGGCGGCCGTGCGCAGAAGTCTCGGCATCGAGCCCGGCAAGAAGGTGGTGCTCTACGCGCCCACCTGGCGCGACGACCAGCACGTCAGCGCCGGCAAGCGGCTCTTCCACCTGGAGCTCGACCTGGAGCGCGCCAGGCAGGCGCTGGGGGAGGACCACGTCATTCTCGTGCGCGCCCACTATCTGGTGACCGACCGGCCCTCCTTCCCCAAGGGGAACTTCGCGATCGACGTCACGCACTACCCGGACATCGCCGAGCTGTACCTGATCTCCGACGTCCTGGTCACCGACTACTCCTCGGCGATGTTCGATTACGCCAACACGGGCCGGCCGATGATTTTCTTTGCCTACGATCTCCAAAACTACCGGGACGATGCGCGCGGCTTCTATCTCGACTTCGAGGCGACGGTTCCCGGGCCGATCCTGGAGGAGTCGGATCAGGTGATCGAGGCCATCGCCGGCCTGCCGGAGACCGCGGACGCCTTCGCCGGCAGGTACGCGTCGTTCCTGCGCACGTACTGCCCCCACGACGACGGAAAGGCCACGCGGAGGGTGGTCGATCGCATTCTCTCGACCGGAATCCTCTGA
- a CDS encoding CDP-alcohol phosphatidyltransferase family protein — protein MRTYSLDDVYATCKRRDSWWTVYFVDPVACRAALLVGNRTNITPNAITVFSLVLGMASAGCLAAGQLAAGAVLFYLSFMVDCVDGKIARLKGTGTPFGLWLDFMGDRIRELCCATGLAYGQYAATGNVDFIVLGVAVVVLDLFRYVNAPQMKRVRDAIREANAARTPPPPGPHEPLPHQSFSHSPVPHQLGALTVRSHPVAAQPSRPPRSRKSRRRLLRRFNKALARRRVRTHLISGIEFHAAVFVIAPLLGQAALIPVTSVISVLFVANEIFLIYRMWLFTRSYSAVPKPEKSREHAPIGGSPNV, from the coding sequence ATGAGGACCTACTCGCTCGATGACGTCTACGCGACATGCAAGCGGAGAGACTCCTGGTGGACCGTGTACTTCGTCGACCCGGTCGCCTGCCGGGCCGCTTTGCTCGTCGGGAACCGAACGAACATCACGCCGAACGCGATCACGGTCTTCTCGCTGGTTCTCGGCATGGCGTCCGCAGGGTGCCTGGCGGCCGGTCAGCTCGCCGCGGGGGCGGTGCTGTTCTACCTGAGCTTCATGGTCGACTGTGTCGACGGCAAGATCGCCCGCCTCAAGGGCACGGGGACGCCGTTCGGCCTGTGGCTCGACTTCATGGGTGACCGGATCAGGGAGTTGTGCTGTGCCACCGGGCTGGCCTACGGACAGTACGCGGCGACGGGGAACGTCGACTTCATCGTGCTCGGCGTCGCCGTGGTCGTACTCGACCTTTTCAGGTACGTCAACGCGCCGCAGATGAAGCGGGTCAGGGATGCGATCAGGGAAGCCAACGCCGCCAGGACGCCGCCCCCGCCGGGACCACATGAGCCACTGCCGCACCAGTCGTTCTCGCACTCGCCGGTGCCGCACCAGCTGGGGGCGCTGACCGTGCGGTCGCACCCTGTGGCGGCACAACCTTCGCGGCCGCCGCGGTCCCGCAAGTCGCGGCGTCGGCTGCTGCGCAGGTTCAACAAGGCCCTCGCCAGGCGGAGGGTCAGAACGCACCTGATCAGCGGCATCGAGTTCCACGCGGCGGTCTTCGTCATCGCGCCGCTGCTGGGGCAGGCGGCACTCATCCCTGTCACGTCGGTCATAAGCGTCCTGTTCGTGGCCAACGAGATCTTCCTTATCTATCGGATGTGGCTCTTCACCCGCAGCTACAGCGCGGTCCCCAAGCCGGAGAAGAGCCGAGAGCACGCGCCAATCGGGGGTTCACCAAATGTCTGA